The proteins below come from a single Candidatus Flexicrinis affinis genomic window:
- a CDS encoding AAA family ATPase — MEKRITDNIEELKRVLPDRINTALDNLGNTDSLLEVVLDLGRAPTARFTDREVVLSEEEITHDELDSIVQNIGQFDADNRAGMERTLHRISAIRNRKGQVVGLTCRVGRAVYGTIDIVHDLIVTGKSILLLGPPGVGKTTLLREAARVLADTKRVVIVDTSNEIGGDGDVPHPAVGRARRMQVSRPERQHEVMIEAVENHNPEVIVIDEIGRELEAMAARTIAERGVQLIGTAHGNALDNLMLNPTLSDLVGGIESVTLSDDEARRRGTQKTVLERRAPPTFEVLVEIKTRDELVVHEDVATAVDTILRGRAPQIQVRTRLADGTMDIAVKQMPMDERNQAQGFGRSNGRHGPDVEAAPAPRRGTRPTSVERQRPAPVLDVPPTLQRPISGGGRGELKAMKIHAYGVARNRLVQAAKRLHVSLEVTDDVGRADAVMTLKTLYRRRPKLIVDAERRGMPIYVLRANTVSQIEDTLIDMFGLEVSAADPFGKALQEAESAIFQVRAGAPFVDLSPQGAVVRRHQHQLARKAELESRSFGEEPNRHVRIIRG, encoded by the coding sequence ATGGAAAAACGGATAACCGACAATATCGAAGAACTCAAGCGTGTCCTCCCCGACCGGATCAATACTGCTCTCGACAACTTAGGCAACACTGACAGCCTCCTCGAGGTTGTCCTCGACCTCGGTCGTGCTCCTACAGCACGGTTCACCGATCGCGAAGTTGTCCTCTCAGAAGAAGAGATCACCCACGACGAACTCGACTCGATCGTACAGAACATCGGGCAGTTCGACGCGGATAACCGCGCCGGTATGGAACGCACGCTGCACCGCATCTCTGCGATCCGCAACCGCAAGGGGCAGGTCGTCGGCCTGACGTGCCGCGTCGGGCGTGCGGTGTACGGTACCATCGACATCGTGCACGACCTGATCGTGACCGGCAAAAGCATTCTGCTGCTTGGCCCGCCGGGCGTCGGCAAGACGACCCTGCTGCGCGAAGCGGCCCGCGTGCTGGCCGATACCAAGCGCGTCGTCATCGTCGATACCTCCAACGAGATCGGCGGCGACGGCGACGTGCCGCACCCGGCCGTGGGACGTGCGCGCCGTATGCAGGTCAGCCGCCCGGAGCGCCAGCACGAGGTCATGATCGAAGCCGTCGAAAACCACAACCCGGAAGTGATCGTCATTGACGAGATCGGCCGCGAGTTGGAGGCTATGGCCGCGCGCACGATCGCCGAGCGCGGCGTGCAGTTGATCGGCACGGCGCACGGCAACGCGCTCGACAACCTGATGCTCAACCCGACGCTGTCCGACCTTGTCGGCGGTATCGAATCGGTCACCTTGTCCGACGACGAGGCGCGCCGCCGCGGCACGCAGAAGACCGTGCTGGAACGCCGCGCCCCGCCCACGTTCGAGGTGCTCGTCGAGATCAAGACCCGCGACGAACTGGTCGTGCACGAGGACGTCGCTACTGCCGTCGACACCATCCTGCGCGGGCGCGCACCGCAGATTCAAGTGCGCACGCGCCTCGCAGACGGCACGATGGACATCGCCGTCAAGCAAATGCCGATGGACGAACGGAATCAGGCGCAGGGCTTCGGGCGCAGCAACGGCCGGCATGGACCGGACGTCGAAGCGGCCCCGGCCCCGCGGCGGGGCACCCGCCCGACCTCTGTCGAACGCCAGCGCCCGGCACCCGTGCTTGACGTGCCGCCCACGCTGCAAAGGCCGATCAGCGGCGGCGGGCGCGGCGAGCTGAAGGCGATGAAGATCCACGCGTACGGCGTGGCGCGCAATCGGCTTGTACAAGCCGCCAAGCGTCTGCACGTCTCGCTGGAAGTAACCGACGATGTCGGCCGTGCCGACGCCGTCATGACGCTGAAAACGCTCTACCGGCGACGGCCCAAGCTGATCGTCGATGCCGAGCGGCGTGGTATGCCGATCTACGTGCTGAGGGCCAACACCGTCAGCCAGATCGAGGACACGCTGATCGACATGTTCGGGCTTGAGGTGTCCGCTGCCGACCCTTTTGGGAAGGCCCTGCAGGAGGCTGAGTCGGCGATCTTTCAGGTGCGCGCCGGTGCGCCGTTCGTCGATCTCTCTCCGCAGGGCGCTGTGGTCCGCCGGCATCAACACCAACTGGCTCGCAAGGCCGAGTTGGAATCACGCAGCTTCGGCGAAGAGCCGAACCGGCACGTACGCATCATCCGCGGCTAG
- a CDS encoding aminopeptidase P family protein, translating into MDYAARRAKLSQSVQNADAIALVPGANLKYFTGLNFHTSERPIIALVQGEHLSIIIPALEVPQVNVRPDLEAQLFVWTDTEGYHGAFEAAVKALGLADGTIAIDDMSMRLFEWMGFEAAESTIRRHPIGTDLLLLRQQKDAGELAALRAACKRSESAFDALLAWVKPGMTEREIGLKLDSLLIEHGCQGLSFESLVQTGPNSALPHGGVTDRALQAGEFLLVDWGGRYQGYPADLTRTVVYGTPNAEMQKIHETVVAANRAGVAACKPGARCGDVDKAARDVIEAAGYGEYFIHRTGHGLGLEVHELPQIASGVDAPLTVGSVFTVEPGIYVPGLGGVRIEDNVVITETGAEQLTSFRRQIVP; encoded by the coding sequence ATGGACTACGCCGCTCGCCGCGCCAAACTCTCACAGTCGGTGCAGAACGCCGACGCGATCGCCCTCGTGCCGGGGGCCAACCTCAAGTACTTCACGGGCCTAAACTTTCACACCAGCGAACGGCCGATCATCGCGCTGGTACAAGGCGAGCACCTGTCGATTATCATCCCCGCGTTAGAGGTGCCGCAGGTGAATGTGCGCCCCGACCTCGAAGCGCAGTTGTTCGTGTGGACGGATACAGAGGGCTATCACGGCGCGTTCGAAGCCGCGGTCAAGGCGCTTGGTCTTGCCGATGGCACGATTGCGATTGACGACATGTCGATGCGCCTGTTCGAATGGATGGGATTCGAGGCGGCGGAGTCGACTATCCGCCGCCACCCCATCGGCACCGACCTGCTGCTGCTGCGCCAGCAGAAGGACGCTGGCGAACTGGCCGCATTGCGCGCGGCGTGCAAGCGCAGCGAGTCCGCGTTCGACGCGCTGCTTGCGTGGGTCAAGCCGGGCATGACCGAACGCGAGATCGGCCTCAAACTGGACTCGCTGCTGATCGAGCACGGATGTCAGGGCTTGAGCTTCGAGTCGCTGGTGCAGACCGGCCCCAACTCGGCGCTGCCGCACGGCGGCGTGACCGATCGCGCCTTACAGGCCGGCGAATTCTTACTCGTCGACTGGGGCGGTCGCTATCAAGGGTATCCGGCCGACCTGACGCGCACGGTCGTGTATGGCACGCCGAACGCCGAGATGCAGAAGATTCATGAGACGGTCGTGGCCGCCAACCGTGCTGGCGTCGCGGCGTGTAAGCCGGGCGCGCGCTGCGGCGACGTCGACAAGGCCGCGCGCGACGTGATCGAAGCGGCGGGCTACGGCGAATACTTCATCCACCGCACGGGGCACGGGCTCGGGCTGGAAGTCCATGAACTGCCGCAGATCGCATCCGGCGTCGATGCTCCGCTGACGGTCGGCAGCGTGTTCACGGTCGAGCCGGGGATTTACGTGCCGGGATTGGGCGGCGTGCGCATCGAAGACAACGTCGTCATCACCGAGACCGGGGCCGAACAACTGACGTCGTTCCGCCGCCAGATCGTGCCGTAG
- a CDS encoding SRPBCC domain-containing protein: MSIISIETVLPAPSRAVYDCFANSGLMRVWFSDGAHTDPRVGGHWHAYWNNGSWVSGIYSVVEEGHALSFTWCGSGDLAPTQVELNFTEDDGGTLLRIVHHQGAGEGWMEAAAGRERAWEAALVNLRYLLQTGIDRRFALRPMFGFFVGDNDKERAEKLGVPIHHGVVVDGLPEGSPMARAGFQVGDVIVQIGSIEVKDYYAIGRIADTHQAGDTVPVSFYRGPDHKMVELTLAQRPLPPLPDSVGGVVAQLQRTASELGGELDEMIGQLPETVLAHRPGEKEWSITDQLAHLIMSDRSLGWQMWALCGGDGNGTWGGNNEMHLAGLKRVYPTGAEMLAALKRTFQELIGTVEAMPQDAQNNPALFKNAAYILSYFGQHTRSHYDQMRACIESAHAMHVA, translated from the coding sequence ATGTCGATCATTTCCATAGAAACCGTGCTGCCTGCGCCGTCGCGCGCCGTATACGACTGCTTCGCCAATTCCGGATTGATGCGAGTCTGGTTTTCCGATGGCGCGCACACCGACCCGCGCGTGGGCGGGCACTGGCACGCATACTGGAACAACGGCAGCTGGGTGAGTGGAATCTATTCGGTCGTCGAGGAGGGCCACGCGCTGTCGTTCACATGGTGCGGCTCGGGCGACCTCGCGCCAACGCAAGTCGAGCTGAACTTCACCGAAGACGATGGCGGCACACTGCTGCGCATCGTCCATCATCAAGGGGCCGGTGAAGGCTGGATGGAGGCCGCCGCCGGTCGTGAGCGCGCCTGGGAAGCCGCTTTGGTGAACCTGCGCTACCTGTTGCAGACGGGCATTGACCGCCGCTTCGCGCTACGCCCGATGTTCGGCTTCTTCGTCGGCGACAACGACAAAGAGCGTGCCGAAAAGCTCGGCGTGCCGATACATCATGGCGTCGTAGTCGATGGCTTGCCGGAAGGCAGTCCCATGGCGCGTGCCGGCTTCCAGGTCGGCGACGTCATCGTGCAAATCGGCTCCATCGAGGTCAAAGACTACTATGCCATCGGCCGCATTGCCGACACGCATCAAGCCGGTGACACCGTGCCGGTATCGTTCTATCGCGGCCCGGACCACAAGATGGTCGAACTCACACTGGCCCAGCGCCCCCTGCCCCCGCTGCCCGACTCGGTCGGCGGAGTGGTCGCGCAGCTCCAGCGCACAGCGTCGGAACTCGGCGGCGAACTGGATGAGATGATCGGCCAACTGCCGGAAACCGTACTGGCCCACCGGCCCGGCGAGAAGGAGTGGAGCATCACGGATCAGCTCGCGCACCTGATCATGTCCGACCGGTCGCTGGGCTGGCAGATGTGGGCGCTGTGCGGCGGTGACGGCAACGGGACGTGGGGCGGCAACAACGAGATGCACCTCGCCGGTCTCAAGCGCGTATACCCGACCGGCGCCGAAATGCTCGCGGCGCTCAAGCGCACGTTCCAAGAGCTGATCGGCACGGTCGAGGCGATGCCGCAGGACGCGCAGAATAATCCGGCACTGTTCAAGAATGCGGCCTACATCCTGTCGTACTTCGGGCAGCACACGCGGTCCCACTACGACCAGATGCGCGCCTGCATCGAGAGCGCCCACGCGATGCACGTCGCGTAA
- a CDS encoding SRPBCC domain-containing protein has protein sequence MNVLRIETRLPASRHAVYTCWTFANMLSHWLCERATVDLRPGGVLSLSWYRGHWAAGIYSAVEPEQRLAFSWLEHNAPGATQIEVTFADAGSDTSITLTQSGFGSGDAWEAYRSAQESEWAQRLADLHVLLETANDARYLRRPVLGVSIEPLSQSRAAALGLREGHGVQLTAAPEDGPAGQAGLQPGDAIASIGGVPMHGFSDISVITSRFAAGDVVEVAYARAGRMHTTVMTLGKREPAHYPHDRESLYTLVRERIEQVETDLTALFDGVAEEHLQARPAEGEWSANDVLAHLIWTERWTQQALWLMHTAGVEMRWGENNPFEIDGIREQYPTSAELLPLLRRTLREELRMIASIDDRTASIKPLFALMSGWLTFIDAHLREHFEQISAAIAAARQRQPA, from the coding sequence ATGAACGTGCTCCGCATCGAAACGAGACTCCCTGCGTCGCGCCATGCGGTCTACACGTGCTGGACATTCGCCAACATGCTTTCGCATTGGCTGTGCGAGCGTGCCACGGTCGACCTGCGCCCCGGCGGCGTGCTCAGCCTGTCGTGGTATCGCGGGCATTGGGCCGCCGGCATCTACAGTGCCGTTGAGCCTGAACAGCGCCTCGCTTTCTCGTGGCTGGAGCACAATGCGCCGGGAGCGACGCAGATCGAGGTCACGTTCGCGGACGCCGGAAGCGACACGAGCATCACCCTCACGCAAAGCGGGTTTGGCAGCGGAGACGCGTGGGAGGCGTATCGTTCTGCGCAAGAATCGGAGTGGGCGCAGCGGCTCGCCGATCTGCACGTCCTACTGGAGACGGCCAATGACGCACGCTATCTGCGCCGCCCGGTGCTGGGGGTGAGCATCGAGCCGTTGTCGCAAAGCCGCGCTGCCGCGCTCGGCCTTCGCGAGGGCCACGGCGTGCAGTTGACCGCTGCGCCCGAAGACGGGCCGGCGGGTCAAGCCGGCTTGCAGCCCGGCGATGCGATCGCTTCAATCGGCGGCGTGCCGATGCACGGGTTCAGCGACATCAGCGTCATTACAAGTCGGTTTGCCGCCGGCGACGTCGTCGAGGTCGCGTATGCCCGCGCTGGCCGTATGCACACGACCGTGATGACGCTAGGCAAGCGCGAACCAGCGCATTACCCGCATGACCGTGAATCGCTGTATACGCTCGTCCGCGAACGCATCGAGCAGGTCGAGACCGATCTCACTGCACTGTTCGATGGCGTGGCGGAGGAGCATTTGCAGGCCCGGCCCGCCGAAGGCGAGTGGAGCGCCAACGACGTTCTCGCGCATCTGATCTGGACCGAGCGCTGGACCCAGCAGGCGTTGTGGCTGATGCACACCGCCGGTGTCGAGATGCGCTGGGGCGAGAACAACCCGTTCGAGATCGACGGGATCCGCGAGCAGTATCCGACCTCGGCCGAGCTGCTGCCGCTGCTCAGGCGCACGCTGCGCGAAGAACTGCGCATGATCGCCTCGATCGACGATCGTACCGCCAGCATTAAGCCGCTGTTCGCACTGATGTCCGGGTGGCTTACCTTCATCGATGCGCACCTGCGCGAGCATTTCGAGCAAATCAGCGCTGCCATTGCCGCGGCGCGCCAGCGTCAGCCTGCTTAG
- a CDS encoding MBL fold metallo-hydrolase, translated as MRSDKQAGLSRRSFLKSMGMGAAGATLASTGLGVFALPVSAQGSAPAFGSFYRTNVGEFGLTVIQDRVGTIPSNVLAANADPAELNALLEANNLPLEQQKSTFNVIVLDAGDRRVLFDTGNGAGAGLLVETLGILGLPADTITDVLISHIHPDHVGGASSDAGVSFPNATYHIGETEKGFLDSGALANATAKLQPVIDAGQLNVMPDSGEWLPGITAMPSFGHTPGHLAFMIANGDDALLSVVDAANNSIVSVARPDWALGFDADPAAAATARRALFEQAAVDGLKVFGYHFAFPGMGYIVTEGDGFRFVQVNG; from the coding sequence ATGCGTTCTGACAAGCAAGCTGGACTATCCCGTCGTTCGTTCTTGAAGAGTATGGGCATGGGCGCCGCTGGGGCGACGCTCGCATCGACCGGGCTGGGCGTCTTCGCGCTGCCCGTCAGCGCACAGGGGAGCGCACCCGCTTTCGGCTCGTTCTATCGCACCAATGTCGGCGAGTTTGGATTGACGGTCATTCAGGATCGCGTCGGCACGATTCCCTCCAACGTGCTGGCCGCAAACGCCGACCCGGCCGAACTCAACGCCTTGCTGGAAGCCAACAATCTGCCGCTGGAGCAGCAGAAGTCGACGTTCAACGTCATCGTGCTCGATGCCGGCGACCGGCGCGTCCTCTTCGACACCGGCAACGGCGCAGGCGCGGGCCTGCTGGTCGAGACGCTCGGCATTCTCGGCCTGCCAGCGGATACGATCACCGACGTGCTGATCTCACATATCCACCCCGATCATGTCGGTGGCGCGAGCAGCGACGCGGGGGTGAGCTTTCCCAATGCGACGTATCACATCGGCGAGACGGAGAAGGGCTTCCTCGACAGCGGCGCGCTCGCCAACGCGACGGCAAAGCTCCAGCCCGTGATCGACGCGGGTCAGCTCAACGTGATGCCGGACAGCGGCGAATGGCTGCCGGGCATCACCGCCATGCCGTCGTTCGGGCACACGCCGGGGCACCTCGCGTTCATGATCGCAAACGGTGATGACGCGCTGCTATCAGTCGTCGATGCCGCCAACAACTCGATCGTGTCGGTGGCTCGCCCTGACTGGGCGCTTGGCTTCGACGCCGATCCTGCTGCCGCCGCGACAGCCCGCCGCGCGCTGTTCGAACAGGCCGCGGTCGATGGACTGAAAGTATTCGGCTATCACTTTGCCTTCCCGGGCATGGGCTACATCGTGACCGAAGGCGACGGTTTCCGCTTCGTGCAGGTCAACGGCTAA
- a CDS encoding cellulase family glycosylhydrolase, translated as MTLRRIVIVGVILAALTVGLLLDLRAHGLVWQVFWSQTGEEEPLAQVRGMVEWVGNLIRAQPRNDPLVPVQHAGENPFGMNTFLQLEPDPAKVEQQLAQISAAGFAWIRQEFTWEDIEIHGRGDFADRRNVDAIGVVDAWAKYDRIVDLAEQYGLQIQARISNPPQWAQSSPEAGDMAPPVLIEDYVNFARTLAERYRGRIRFYQVWNEPNIYPEWGESDVDPEAYTDLLCAAHEALKAVDPEIVVISGALAPTIELSGRNLNDFVFFERMYAAGAGACFDVLSMQGYGLNSGPTDRRMRPVTVNVGRSQYIRELMIAHGDAYKPIWLSEAAWNAVPGEEADPRPIDARYNFGQVTLEQQARYMPLFYERIQSEWPWVGVVNYWFFTLPDDRRSNESFYYFRMAEPDYSAEKPSYSTLPVYDAMREYITAVDHPLRIGVHQAGEHWLIETDGGVIDADGTQFGTATSGGHTTFVAEGTGVALRWRGESLTVTVDGTTTTYTGNGSTWIETPVASDLFGGRFDVVVEGGAALLDAVIVRDDRNVAVGAIITVVLAIACAIGVLAVTLRRKTQSVPNNLTI; from the coding sequence ATGACGTTGCGGCGAATAGTGATCGTTGGCGTAATTCTCGCGGCCCTGACCGTCGGCCTGCTGCTCGATCTGCGTGCACACGGCTTGGTGTGGCAGGTCTTCTGGTCGCAGACCGGCGAAGAGGAGCCGCTGGCGCAGGTGCGCGGCATGGTCGAGTGGGTGGGAAACCTCATCCGAGCCCAGCCTCGCAACGATCCGCTTGTGCCCGTCCAGCACGCCGGCGAAAACCCGTTCGGCATGAACACGTTCCTGCAGTTGGAACCCGACCCCGCCAAAGTCGAACAGCAGCTCGCGCAGATCAGCGCGGCGGGCTTCGCGTGGATTAGGCAGGAATTCACGTGGGAGGACATCGAGATCCACGGCCGCGGCGACTTTGCGGACCGCCGCAACGTGGACGCGATCGGCGTGGTTGACGCGTGGGCGAAGTACGACCGTATCGTGGATCTCGCAGAGCAGTACGGCCTGCAGATTCAGGCGCGCATCAGCAACCCGCCACAGTGGGCGCAGTCCTCGCCCGAGGCCGGCGACATGGCCCCACCGGTGCTGATCGAGGACTACGTCAACTTCGCGCGCACGTTGGCCGAACGCTATCGGGGCCGCATCCGCTTCTATCAGGTGTGGAACGAGCCGAACATCTACCCGGAGTGGGGCGAGTCGGACGTCGACCCCGAGGCCTACACCGACCTGCTGTGCGCGGCGCATGAGGCGCTCAAAGCGGTCGACCCGGAGATCGTCGTCATCAGCGGGGCGCTGGCGCCGACGATCGAACTCAGCGGGCGCAACCTGAACGATTTCGTGTTCTTCGAGCGCATGTATGCCGCCGGCGCGGGCGCGTGCTTCGACGTGCTCTCGATGCAGGGCTACGGGCTCAACAGCGGGCCGACCGACCGCCGAATGCGCCCGGTCACGGTCAACGTCGGGCGGAGCCAGTACATCCGTGAACTGATGATCGCGCATGGCGACGCGTACAAGCCGATCTGGCTGAGCGAAGCGGCGTGGAACGCCGTACCGGGCGAAGAGGCCGACCCGCGCCCGATCGACGCGCGCTACAACTTCGGGCAGGTCACGCTGGAACAGCAGGCACGCTACATGCCGCTGTTCTACGAGCGCATCCAGTCCGAGTGGCCGTGGGTGGGCGTGGTCAACTACTGGTTCTTTACCCTGCCCGACGACCGTCGCAGCAACGAGAGCTTTTACTATTTCCGTATGGCCGAACCCGATTACAGCGCCGAGAAGCCGTCGTATTCTACGCTGCCCGTATACGACGCCATGCGCGAGTACATCACCGCCGTTGACCATCCGCTGCGGATCGGTGTGCATCAGGCGGGTGAACACTGGCTGATCGAGACGGACGGCGGCGTGATCGATGCCGACGGCACGCAGTTCGGGACGGCGACTTCCGGCGGACATACTACGTTTGTCGCCGAAGGTACCGGCGTGGCGCTGCGCTGGCGGGGCGAGTCGCTGACCGTAACCGTCGACGGGACGACCACGACCTACACAGGCAATGGCTCGACATGGATCGAAACGCCGGTCGCATCTGACCTGTTCGGTGGCCGGTTCGACGTCGTGGTCGAGGGCGGTGCGGCGCTCCTCGACGCGGTCATCGTGCGCGACGATCGTAATGTCGCGGTCGGCGCCATCATTACCGTTGTGCTCGCGATTGCCTGCGCCATTGGGGTGCTTGCGGTCACATTGCGCCGGAAAACCCAATCCGTTCCCAACAATTTAACCATTTGA
- a CDS encoding DUF3048 domain-containing protein produces the protein MTRFARIVPLVLAGIAISLLMSAPTDAQLFNTNTPEPEPILFITNTPPGPTRTPTPSPTATFTPTNTPTATFTPTNTPTPTPTPIGPFFYPEGINPLTGQMYPNEEARNRRNLIVKISNFPPIVRPQTNVNMADVVFEVEAEGGVTRFAAIFRSQMPDLVGSVRSARLLDLELLPMYQALLAYSGTSEPIQRLIMSSPYVYQTFSPLKGDNEDAGFIRIPQEDKAFEHTLFLEPDKLMEKATARGVNTPYRAFGFAFSDIIDPGGQPALDIEVDWYGQIDARWQFDPATGRYLRFTDGVPHTDAATGEQLWADNLVVIEVPHNRRPDLFPEGSNYESMEIALWDQGRAFVIRDGQYFQGFWRRRDREPGSALQLIYGNNTPIMLKPGRTWVSVVRFLGDSVITDQYADMEATSTQVASQASPTPDPAASTGD, from the coding sequence ATGACCCGTTTTGCCCGCATCGTGCCGCTCGTACTGGCCGGCATCGCCATCAGCCTGCTGATGAGCGCGCCGACGGATGCGCAGTTGTTCAACACCAACACGCCGGAGCCGGAACCGATCCTGTTCATCACGAATACGCCACCGGGGCCGACGCGTACACCGACTCCGTCGCCGACAGCGACGTTCACGCCGACCAACACCCCAACGGCGACGTTCACCCCAACCAACACCCCGACGCCGACACCGACACCGATCGGCCCGTTCTTCTACCCCGAGGGTATCAACCCGCTGACCGGGCAGATGTACCCGAACGAAGAGGCGCGCAACAGGCGCAACCTGATCGTCAAGATCAGCAACTTCCCGCCGATCGTGCGCCCACAGACCAACGTCAACATGGCCGACGTGGTATTTGAAGTCGAGGCCGAAGGCGGCGTGACGCGCTTTGCGGCGATCTTCCGCAGCCAGATGCCCGATCTGGTCGGGTCGGTGCGCTCGGCGCGCCTGCTCGACCTCGAGCTGTTACCCATGTATCAGGCGCTGCTGGCGTACTCCGGCACCTCTGAGCCGATCCAGCGGCTGATCATGTCGTCGCCGTATGTGTATCAGACGTTCTCGCCGCTCAAGGGCGACAACGAAGACGCCGGGTTCATCCGCATCCCGCAGGAAGACAAGGCGTTCGAGCATACGCTGTTTCTTGAGCCGGACAAGCTGATGGAAAAAGCGACCGCGCGCGGCGTCAACACGCCATACCGGGCGTTCGGCTTCGCGTTCAGCGACATCATCGACCCGGGCGGGCAGCCTGCGCTCGACATCGAAGTCGACTGGTACGGCCAGATCGACGCACGCTGGCAGTTCGACCCGGCGACGGGGCGCTATCTGCGCTTCACCGATGGCGTGCCGCACACCGACGCCGCCACTGGCGAACAGCTATGGGCGGACAATCTCGTCGTCATCGAGGTGCCGCACAACCGCCGCCCCGACCTGTTCCCCGAAGGCTCGAACTACGAGTCGATGGAGATCGCGCTGTGGGATCAGGGCCGCGCCTTCGTCATCCGCGATGGGCAGTATTTTCAGGGCTTCTGGCGCCGGCGCGACCGCGAACCGGGCAGCGCGCTTCAGTTGATCTATGGCAACAACACGCCGATTATGCTCAAGCCGGGGCGCACATGGGTGAGCGTCGTGCGGTTCCTCGGCGACTCGGTCATCACCGACCAGTATGCCGACATGGAAGCGACGTCCACGCAGGTCGCTTCGCAGGCATCACCAACGCCCGACCCAGCAGCAAGTACCGGCGATTAG
- a CDS encoding fasciclin domain-containing protein yields the protein MRRLIASLVLIALLVAPAAAQEQTIAAVAGNTGDFSTLFTLLSTADLVGLLDDPDAEYTVFAPTNAAFEALPADVVTALTTDVSLLTRVLTYHVLEGAYDAEALAVLPLAATMEMSALDGEAIGSSLVFTSIDGALSVNGAPVVTADVAASNGMIHIVERVLIPPDVAVELGLRPDTTDETEYVLFGSLNPGGLDGDRVFKAPAVDPQTIEEVTGLADVASVESIAFDSAGNAWVTVDLTVVDGTITNGGLLVYTDFGSGTLDTPRVIAGENTGLVAPKGLQVLETIDVVAVADSGARNIKLFGLDAEGDVEPAAVVTIGENGSVWDVWYDLFNDTLYAAKTNGEIAAYDGFSATLGAEGPTRLIVPTDADGSKISVNLHGIDIDYDSNTVILTDVGDPAVNTDGQVFVISVISISDGPTPVDVRIAGDQTGMGNPVDVIFDGTGIFIAEKANDTLLYYADILQRTGDLNVAPEIVLPALKAESVALYPTRESKVIVDMGLMP from the coding sequence ATGCGTCGACTGATTGCATCACTCGTACTGATTGCGCTGCTCGTCGCTCCTGCTGCGGCGCAGGAACAGACGATCGCGGCCGTCGCCGGCAACACAGGCGACTTCTCGACCTTGTTCACGCTTCTTAGCACCGCCGATCTGGTCGGCCTGCTGGACGACCCCGACGCCGAGTACACGGTTTTCGCTCCGACCAATGCGGCCTTCGAGGCGCTTCCCGCCGATGTCGTCACAGCCCTCACCACTGACGTGTCGCTCCTCACACGCGTCCTGACCTATCACGTCCTTGAGGGCGCTTACGACGCCGAAGCATTGGCCGTCTTGCCCTTGGCCGCAACGATGGAGATGAGCGCCCTCGACGGCGAGGCGATAGGTTCGTCGCTGGTCTTTACGTCGATTGACGGTGCATTGAGCGTTAACGGCGCACCAGTCGTAACGGCCGACGTGGCGGCGTCGAACGGCATGATCCACATCGTCGAGCGCGTACTCATCCCGCCCGATGTCGCGGTCGAGCTGGGCCTGCGCCCCGACACGACCGACGAGACTGAATATGTCTTGTTCGGGTCTCTCAATCCCGGCGGCTTGGACGGCGATCGCGTGTTCAAGGCGCCCGCGGTCGATCCACAGACGATCGAAGAGGTCACCGGCTTGGCCGACGTTGCCAGCGTGGAGAGCATCGCGTTCGACTCGGCCGGGAATGCGTGGGTGACCGTCGACCTCACGGTGGTAGACGGCACGATCACGAATGGCGGGCTGTTGGTATACACCGACTTCGGTTCCGGCACGTTGGACACGCCGCGTGTGATTGCAGGTGAGAACACGGGGCTGGTTGCCCCTAAAGGGCTGCAGGTGCTTGAGACGATCGACGTCGTCGCCGTGGCAGACAGCGGAGCACGCAACATCAAGTTGTTTGGACTTGACGCGGAGGGCGACGTTGAACCCGCAGCCGTCGTGACCATCGGCGAGAACGGGTCGGTGTGGGATGTTTGGTACGACCTGTTCAACGACACGCTGTACGCCGCCAAGACCAACGGCGAGATCGCCGCGTATGACGGGTTTAGCGCGACTCTGGGCGCGGAAGGCCCGACCCGCCTCATCGTTCCGACGGATGCCGACGGCAGCAAGATTTCGGTCAACCTGCACGGCATCGACATCGACTACGACAGCAACACGGTCATCCTCACCGATGTCGGCGATCCGGCTGTAAACACGGACGGACAGGTGTTCGTCATCAGCGTGATCAGCATTTCGGACGGGCCGACGCCAGTCGACGTGCGTATCGCGGGCGATCAGACGGGCATGGGCAATCCGGTCGACGTGATCTTCGATGGAACGGGAATCTTCATCGCCGAGAAGGCCAACGATACGCTGCTCTATTACGCCGACATTCTGCAGCGCACCGGCGATCTGAACGTCGCGCCGGAGATTGTGCTGCCGGCCCTCAAGGCCGAAAGCGTGGCGCTGTATCCGACGCGCGAAAGCAAGGTGATCGTTGACATGGGGCTGATGCCGTAG